From the genome of Amyelois transitella isolate CPQ chromosome 14, ilAmyTran1.1, whole genome shotgun sequence:
TCAAGGTTACCCACCAGCTGGAAGACCTCAAAATGGCGGAAGAGGACGGCAAGGAAACGGTAGAGGACAAGGCGGCTCCCTAGGAAATGATGGGTACCCCAGTGGAGGTCCTAATGGGCCCCGTGGTTCCGGATATTGAACGAACTGACTAcgtgttaaataaattgtaatatagCTACCACAGGCGTCAAGGATGAATTTGTACAGGCCAtagattgtaaataaatatttaatcatcgaaactttcttttatttaatattagcgAATATATCTTTTAATCACTTGGTatatgtttcccatggatactaaagagcgactaagggtaagacttataaacttgagattcttcttgtaggcaattGACATGTAATCTGTGACTATTTGCATCTCTATTCAAACATAAAGCTGAACATTGCATTTCaatctttgcgagactgttggctctgtccaccccattaggaataaagacgagatcatatgtatgtatgttaacataaaaaaaaaggcaaaataattatgttaatgCCAAGTTGTCAATAGGATTTATTTCCAAGCTCGGTCTGTTTCTGGAATGCATTCATctttttaagcaatttataGAGGATTCGAGCTTGATTAATCAAAGTTATTTCTACAAGGTTACACATCATGAAGTCCTCATTACAACAAGCTCTTTGGCGGACAGAGACTATAAAATCAGTTGTAAACACACACTGCTTCGTAAAGCGCATGTTTTCTTTAAGGTACAATCAGTTTGTTAGTAACCTCTAAGAATTGACACACTCTTCTATTTTATCTTTACTATGCAACTCAAAATAAATGCTTTGTTAAACTAATTTAACAATggataaaaaacaatacatagaaaattaatgaagtaataattttacaatattaaataagaaaGCTATTGAAAACATGGTAGCTGCTGTGTGACTTGCTTCATTGCTTAGAGGCTGTTCTGTTACAGCCGGCAGGACGAGATTGTAGGTGTAGTGGCTCTCTTTATTGTATAAAGGCGCTATTATTGACTGACactgaaacaaatataaaatgtacgAGTATGGATCACTGTGAAATTGGGTTAAACATTGTAATCACTTCCTGAGGTCTAACATCCAAAACACCGGGAAAACTAAAGTGGAAGCCAGTGCAACAGAATTGATTGTAATAAatcttactaaataaatatttttttatattttctttaaaaaatacctaagcACAAGTAGCAAGTACTACATATTTTTGGAATCAATCCTGAAGTAAGTTTAAAGCTTGTATTATAACTGTAGTAAATCAAATGTAATGTCTCATATTTATAAGGTGACTTGGGTTCAACcacaaaactaaaaattcGCGAGATTATTTAAGAATCGTAATAAAAACGGGAGAAGCAGTTTCCCGTGAAACAAATACGGAGAAAACTCAATCATCCAGGGAAACGCCAGTTTCATGAAACTGTTCCCTATGAACATTAGCTGAACACAGATTATTTAAGCGTTTTTGCAATACTCTGTACCAGAAGGGAcgtatattattgtaatttatatgtGTGTTCCGGTTACTGGAAATGATTTCGTTCTCCTACAGGAAATGGCAGTCATAATTCTTATCAACgttttatgtagatatatttatttacagtgtGACATCCTACTTTATCATTGCATCACCTGAGTTGAATTTATtgccaataaattaattgttttaaatatataaagggcAAACCAATCAgatcacaaataaatatacgaaAGAACctagttattatttaataaagaaaatgtgaCAGTAAAATGATggaaattttatatacctttATATATATGTCGTATGTGTAGTGTATATACCTTTATATTTATGGTGTTCTTCGGACTGACAACAGAGATTTCTGCTTCAAATTTTAAGAGTTAAACATTGGCCATTGAGTATCGACAAGGTATATCTTACCATAATTGTCATCGTTCCATCAACGAAATGGTCCGGGGTCACTCTAAAGTGGAGTTTCAGCTTTGTTTGAAACGGGGCTAGGTCTTCTTCTTGGGTGGCCTTGTACCACGGACCATACACATACTCTTCAGGTACTGGCACCCCATTAAGCAGCCATTTCAGCTGGGCATCAGGGCGGGAAGGCGGAGACGTGCAGTTTAGAGTGACGGTGTCACCTATATTGTAATCATCTTGAAGTCCTGATATTGTAGGCCCTTCTTCTGGAACTACTGAAATTCGAAAAACAAAAAggaaatttacaataaagttcAGCGAATTTGGTTCCAatctcattattattttagctaTCGTTATAAGACATCTACCGTTCGACCAAAGTTGCAATACGTAATCGATGGGTGAGAATGTTTGGAAAAAGAGGAAACGACTGTctatttcatgtataagttaAGCACAAATGGCTGTTTCGGCTTtgaattttaactaataagATGGGAAGATCAACATCATCCTGGTTTGCGTCTCTGTAAGGGGAGGAGTTCTAGATCCGCCTCTGTCTGTCTACGGCCCTGAATGAATGGAaagatatgtaaataaatattttttaaattatattttatatggcTACCAAAGCCAAAAAacatgacaataaaaaaatattatactcaCAGTATATCGATACAAGCTTGTTTAGAGATATCGTGTCAAAACTAGGCGCTTCCCCTGATACCTCGCAACTGTACACCCCAGCCGATGCCCTGTTAAGGTGCACTAGAGTGACCACGTTCATAGATGACCGGGATAGCTGTAATTAAGAGTTTAATCGTGACTACCATGTAAAAGTGGTAATGCCTaaacgtttatttttgttgtcaaTGGTAGAGTACCTAAAAGCTAAGACTGCCACTGGAATTCATCACAATCTTTTCCATTGATTCTGGTCGAATGTAGCCCTCACTACCTCGTAGACCCTAGATAGTGATGTAGTCCTAAAAGAGCCTTGTCAGACCATCGTGTTAGTGTTGAACTTTTCTTTGATATTGCCCATCATAACACAAAAGCgtgtttttgaaattttaatacaggggtttttttttattgatcgGGGTTAAACTGTCTTTgtctactttaaaaaaaaataaaagtaaaaagtatttatgtaagtattttaatgaacaccattaccaaaaaataaaacaagaataaaagtagaaatgtacctacatagaaTGGTGTTCACAAAATTGGTCGTGAAAGTGTCATAGACTTtaggatttataatttttatatatgtttatatatatatatatatatatatactaaactatacttattaataaatatatataatctacAGTTATATGGTATAATTAGTAAACaattactaaatatttatataagtaaatacttttattttatcaatgtacatatacttagtaaatatatttaaatagtttattggtacaaaatatattaagcaACTTGGTTACCTAGTAATAGAATTTGAaccattaattaaattacatcaCTATATCCTGTTGTTAAGTATATTCTTTATCTGACAATCTTGCGCATACTATTATTGTCACCACATAaaccaattttaaatagatctGTTTTGTAAAGCGCCTATTAGCCGTACATGGGTCAATGTAAAATGGTCACTGCGGACGATGATAACTACTCTGCCGCAACACAGTTTTTACTAGTGCGGGGAGTAGCCGTCGAT
Proteins encoded in this window:
- the LOC106132314 gene encoding endothelial cell-selective adhesion molecule-like isoform X2, which gives rise to MRAIALFLFLLSNQGFIESIGIRDLQVPGHAAEGGEALLGCQFDLHGDTLYSVKWYKDGREFYRYMPGNNPPITCFPAPGVEVDLSRSSMNVVTLVHLNRASAGVYSCEVSGEAPSFDTISLNKLVSIYFPEEGPTISGLQDDYNIGDTVTLNCTSPPSRPDAQLKWLLNGVPVPEEYVYGPWYKATQEEDLAPFQTKLKLHFRVTPDHFVDGTMTIMCQSIIAPLYNKESHYTYNLVLPAVTEQPLSNEASHTAATMFSIAFLFNIVKLLLH
- the LOC106132314 gene encoding endothelial cell-selective adhesion molecule-like isoform X1, producing MRAIALFLFLLSNQGFIESIGIRDLQVPGHAAEGGEALLGCQFDLHGDTLYSVKWYKDGREFYRYMPGNNPPITCFPAPGVEVDLSRSSMNVVTLVHLNRASAGVYSCEVSGEAPSFDTISLNKLVSIYLVPEEGPTISGLQDDYNIGDTVTLNCTSPPSRPDAQLKWLLNGVPVPEEYVYGPWYKATQEEDLAPFQTKLKLHFRVTPDHFVDGTMTIMCQSIIAPLYNKESHYTYNLVLPAVTEQPLSNEASHTAATMFSIAFLFNIVKLLLH